DNA sequence from the Epinephelus moara isolate mb chromosome 3, YSFRI_EMoa_1.0, whole genome shotgun sequence genome:
NNNNNNNNNNNNNNNNNNNNNNNNNNNNNNNNNNNNNNNNNNNNNNNNNNNNNNNNNNNNNNNNNNNNNNNNNNNNNNNNNNNNNNNNNNNNNNNNNNNNNNNNNNNNNNNNNNNNNNNNNNNNNNNNNNNNNNNNNNNNNNNNNNNNNNNNNNNNNNNNNNNNNNNNNNNNNNNNNNNNNNNNNNNNNNNNNNNNNNNNNNNNNNNNNNNNNNNNNNNNNNNNNNNNNNNNNNNNNNNNNNNNNNNNNNNNNNNNNNNNNNNNNNNNNNNNNNNNNNNNNNNNNNNNNNNNNNNNNNNNNNNNNNNNNNNNtcattaataaaacccttcatttaaaaactgcattttgtgtttacttgtgtcatctttgactaatgtttaaatttgtttgatctgaaacatttaagtgtggaaaacatgcaaaaaagtaagaaatcaggaagggggcaaacactttttcacaccactgtatgtttttatttatgtatgcctttttacttatttattttaatactgtacctgaagttatatttgggcaaaaaggaaaatgtttcttaacctgtgtcactgtttttgtttgtttgtttgagatgattattgaaaagctggttgtatcttggttaaaatgttctattaaagcaaagatagaaaatattgcaaattGCAAATTTTATGGTCCAAATTCCAAAttccaaaaaattgtaatcggtgcaagtctaaccgacacacatgcatactttcAATATCTCTACACTTTTTAATGGATACCTAATCTAATAAGCTAGTTTCCGTTGCTAATGACACTGAGTTATATTTCTAGCACATACAGGGTAACATTACCTGAGCCACAGGccacaaaaacataataaaaatcaCAAGTCTCCTAATGCCCCTTTAAAGTGGGATTTTACAAAAGGAGGGATGAGACACAATAACACCAGAGAACATGACCATTCACCTGCTGTGCTGAGATGCATCCAGTGCCAGGaagtgcatgctgggaaagACTCGGGGCAGGGCGTTAAAGTGAGGTGCCAGGCTGGCTGAGAATTGGCACCAGGCGGTGAAGAACAGGACCACAGAGCACTCTGTGCTGTTAGCATTCAGGAACTCCATCAGGTCCTGAGAGAATCAAgaacaaagagacagagggatggaTTCTTCTCCTCTCGCATTTTAtttgacaaacagaaacagattgTGATTATGAGAATCATCAGCACAGTCAGATCATGTCATTTACAAAGTAGGTGGTGGTGGCATTGAGGAAATACTGCAGAAAAGCtaaaatgaaagacaaaaaaaggctAGGCTACCAATATAAGCGTTCAGATGTGAACAGTGTTGATGGTACTCCTCAACCAGTGAGCCTCAGAGGGCAGCATGATTACCTGTGAAGCGTTGAGGACCTGCACAGTGAAATTGTCCATTCCTGTGACGTTCCTCTTATCACAGTTCACCTTGTACGTCTTGGCGGCCTCTGTGGTGTTCTGCTCCTCAGTTGGCGTGATGTCCGCACGCACTATGTCAAGAGTGATCTGGAGGTAGACATCAAAAGAGAAGTCACCTTTTGCACTACTGCTACGACTACTGCACTCATTACTATTTATTTTGACTGATGTCAGCTGAGGCATGCTTCTTGAAAATAAGCAAATTCAAAGTGAAATCAAAATTAGAAATCATAACTAGTGAGACAATTATACAATTACTGAATTATCTAccaaacattttctgtatttattgattaGCTGTATGGTTTATAACATGTCAGATAATAGGagacatcttcaaatgtcttgttttgctcAACCAGAAGTCAAAGACCCAAATACATTCAGTTTACCATCatataagacaaagaaaagcagctagTCTTCACACTGGAGAAGCTGTAACCAAATAATGATCAGTGTTTTTGCTTCAAAACTTACTTAAATAATTGATCAATTATCAATATGGTAGTGTAGATAAATTCTCTGTTGATCAAATAATTGATTAttaactaattgtttcagctcttaTCTAAACCCAGACAAAGCTTAGACATGTTCTGCATGATTGTAGCTTCTGacattttatgcatttttgGGCAGGATTACCTGATTAAATTAACAGATGTTAAgagacaaacattttatttatacagttaATACTGCATAATGGATATGTATTTTCTACTATCTTGAAATCACTGTTTGACGTCCCAAAAGCTCACATGTCGTAGTAACTATGTATTTCTTAACTATTTGGCCATTCATTACACCCAGTTGTTGTTTATCATCAGAAGAATTGGTAGAGAATGTGGAGATACCAGCGAATCTTTACCAAGGTTGCCCTGGAGCCAGGTGTTCATACACTTTGCTGCAATTTACAACTCCTACTCATGTTACAGTGCTCCCAGCAAGTTACCTGCTGTGATGATTCGGCACTCATGTCCTCCTGTGACTCTCCTTTAGCATCCACAGCAGGTGAACCGCACTGGGCACTGTTCTCATCACAAGGCGGGGAAAAGCCTGACTGGAAGTCTTTCACATTTTTGGGGAATAGGGATTCGATGTCAGATGGATCGATGGGGGCTTCGGTTCCCATCACAGCATCTGCGATCTCAGCTGTCTTGAACTGCCTCTTCGGCAGAGAGTCCAGGTCTTCTGACTCCACGAACTTGGGGCTGTTCTCCAAGTCGGACACTGCATCCTCTGGCAGCATGAGCTCCAGTGACTCATCATtctctggaaaaaaagtcaattatAGATAATGAAGATCAAATTCAGTACAAAAGACATTTCTCTCGTGGCTGTCCTTCCAGCTTAAGACTTTTAAGCTTTTTGGCAGTTTGTCTGAAGATTATCTCTTACTTCTAATTACAGCCCTCTTTTTCTTTGCCATAAGCTGACAGTTACCTCCCATGTGAACTGCTGTGTGAGTGAGTCAGTCTAAAAGAGGTGCACTGAATAAGTATGGCCTGGTTCCAGATCTCTACACCACAACTCATACCTCCAATTTGTCCAGTGAGTCAAAGAGAAGTAATTCAACTGAGGTTAATTTAAATGGTAACTTGGTCTGATTACCAGGTGAGAAGAGGTCAACCAGTTATGAATATTCAGTTAACcattaataaaatgtacacCTACCTAAGAGTAATGCAGTCTAATGCAGAAGCCTTGCATTAATGCCTATCTTCATTAAGTTTTCTGtgtaaaatgtttgtaaaaGGTGATATTAATATGATCTAACTAATGTCACATTAGCTCGAGCTAGATCTCTCCAATAAAATCAAGTCATAAAACTCCCCAAATTGTTGCTCTTCTTTACCagtatgttttaaataaaatgtgcataTTATTTAACGTGAGTGCATCGCTACCGTTTAAACTAATATGCTACACGAATAGTGTTTACAAACGTTTGATTATGAGTGTAATGTTAGCGTTACAATAGCTCTAACTTACTGACTTGTGGTAACACCCACAACTTTGGAGCAATGAACAGGGCTCGATTGTTTAAGCTAACTGTCAAAACGATGTGGTTTATACGTGAACACGACATCGAGACGACTAGCTAGCTTCCTGACATTTAAAGCAATTAGCAGTTAGTACGCTAACCGGTTACCAAGCTGTTAACGTTAACCGTCGTGTCGCAGTGTTGAGCTAGCACTGTTTAGCTAACAAGCTACTGTCAGTCTCTTACCTTGGGCGGTCGCGGCCGAAAATATAAAAACGTCAGAATAATAGAgcgtaaaaaataaaacaaacgaGATGTGACATTTACTGAAAATCCCCGTCATATTTTTGTGAATTTAGCTAGATGCAATAATGAACGGTTATCACGACATCTTGAGATATGAGGTGGTCAGTTCATAGGAAAGAATATTTCGAGCTGTGGcggaagaaaataaatgttacacCACCGAACTCTGCTTCCGGACATTATTCCGACTTCCGGAGGGACCAAATGCAAAACTAATGAGTTGAAAATAATTGCTATGTTGTCTTTTATTGTGCTTTTATTATTCCagccagaaaataaaaacttcaaaTATGATTATCTTGTCTTTATGCTGAAGCAGGAGTAGGGAAATCCAGATTTAACAAGTGAAATATTGTACACTGTAGGCTATTGACCTTACAGTCTATGCTATTAACcgactttatttttttctttatcactCTTTATTTGTTGGCTACATCTACCAAGCAGGCAGATAGGAAGGGTTACACAGGAAAATAGTAGTTGAAAGAAGGTGTATTGTATTGAAAAATTATTGGAACAAGGTGTAAGGAAGGCTGGGTTTCCTATTTCTGATCTATTCCATTTGGatcttatttaattttatatttttaattttatttcatcagattttaaaaaaaaaaatcttattttatgATATCTTGCTAGTTCTTAGTTGGTTATTGACTTTTTATTGCTTAttgcttttaaatgtatttctaaagcttttatttgcttaTGTAAAGCTCTTTCAATGCCCCTGTGTTTGCAATATGCTGTGTAAATAAAGCTGGCTTGCCTTGTCTTGCCTTATGTGGGTAAttgatatttaatttaattaacatCAAATCACCTGTGCTGATTTTCAGGCAGAAATAGTACTGATATGTGAAATTATATtgatttcaggttttttttaaagatatgtttttgggcatttttgcctttattggataggacagccaagtgtgaaagggggacagagggagaggggatgacatgcagcaaagggccacaggctgggctcgaacccgggccgctgcggcaacagccttgtatatggggcgcctgctctaccactaagccaccgacgccccaattaCATTGATTTCTTTGTGATTAGTCACCAGAATCTCTATTTACATATGTATAATGCCGGTTTTATGAAAgtatttattactttatatcATCCTGGTCCTGTCTGGAGTTGGCATACTCTGTATTCATGGACACAATACAAAGATGAGTCTTGATAGAACCCTTAGATCCCTAAACTTTCTGCTGTTCATTTCCCCAAAAGTTAAAGTTTGTTAAATTATCAGAAGTTTTAGTAGCAGTCATGGTAGTATTGGATATTCTATTTTAATTCTATAGTTATGTAAAAGATAGACAAAAGCTGTGGTCAAAAGACACACTGCACCTTTCAAACCACTCCTCTTCCTGGAATGATGCACACCTTTATGACTCCGCCCAGACTTTATTTACTGGATAAGGGATGCTTCACCTGCTCAGAGTCATTCAGCTCAGACATTAGTTGTTCCCTCCCCTTTCACAGATCTGCCAGTTTGAAGATGGGTGTAAACACCATGTGATCAAATGTAAGAGCTGAAAGCCAATACACTGCAGATCAGTGAATAAACATCAAGGAAATGAGCTGAGCTTTTATCTGGAAACAGAGAGTGAAACTTACTGACATTCTTTATCTGGAAACAGAGAGTGAAACTTACTGACATTCACTGTCGTCTAGAGGAGAAATGGCGCAGCAGGTGTTTCAGCTGGATCGAGAAAAACTGAGCTGTTCAATCTGTCTGGATCTTCTGAAGGATCCAGTGACTATTCCCTGTGGACACAGCTACTGCATGAGCTGTATTAAAGACTGCTGGGATGAGGAGAATGGGGAGAATGAAATATACAGCTGCCCTCAGTGCAGGCAGAGCTTCACACCGAGGCCTGGCCTGATGAAAAGTACCCTGTTAGCAGAGTTGGTGGAGGAACAGAAGAAAGTTGGACTTCTCGCTGTTTCACCTGATCAGTCCTTTGCAGGACCTGAAGACGTGGCCTGTGATTTCTGCTCTGGGATAAAGGTAAAAGCCTTCAAGTCCTGTCTGGTGTGTATGGCCTCTTACTGTGAGCAACACCTGCAGCCTCACTACAATGTAGCTCCGTTAAAGAAACACAAGCTGGTTGAAGCCACTTCAGAGCTGGAGGAGAACATCTGCTCTCACCACGACGAGGTGATGAAGATCTTCTGCCGCACTGATCAGCAGTGTATCTGTTATCTCTGCCTCATGGATGATCATAAAGGCCATGACACAgtctcagctgcagcagagagggcTGAGAGGCAGACGGAGCTCGGGGTGAGTCGCCAAAGAATCCAACAGAGAGTCCAGGACAGAGAAAAAGATGTCAAGGTGCTTCAGCAGAGGGTGGAGGCTATCAATCTCTCTGCTGATGAAGCTGTGAGGGACAGTGAGAAGATCTTCACTGATTTGATCCGTCTCATTGAGAAAAGGTGCTCTGAGGTGAAGCAGCAGATCAGATCCCAGCAGAAAACTCAAGTGAGTCGAGCTAAAGAGCTCGAGgagaagctgcagcaggagatCACTGAGCTGCAGAGGAAAGACACTGAGCTGGAGAAGCTCTCACGCACAGAGGATCACCTGCATTTCCTGAACAACTACCCCTCACTGTCACGTCTGAGTGAGTCTGAAGACTTACCCAGCATTGATATCTGTCCTCTGTGCTCTTTTAAGGATGTGACAGCAGCGGTGTCAAAGGCCAGAGATAAACTGCAGGCTGTTCTGAGTGAGGAGTGGACAAAGATCTCACTGGCAGTGACTGAAGTGGATGTTTCACTGCCTCAAGCAGAGCCCAGAACCAGAGCTGAATTTATGAGATGTTCACATCAAATCACACTGGATCCAGATACAGCACACAGGCGTTTGTCGTTgagtgacagaaacagaaaagcaACATTGATGGCAATAGACCAGATATATTCAGATCACCCAGACAGATTTGTTAAATGGTGGCAGATCCTGAGTAGAGAGGGTCTGACTGGACGTTGTTACTGGGAGGTGAAGTGGAGTGGGGACGTTTCTATTGCAATTGCATACAGGGACATTGGCAGAACAGGGACCAAAGATGAATGTGGATTTGGATATAATGACAAATCCTGGTCATTAGAATGTAACAGTGATAGTTATAAATTCAGACATAACAACATTGTTACTTCCATCTCAGGCCCTCAGTCCTCCACAATAGGAGTGTATCTGGATCACAGGGCAGGTACTCTGTCTTACTACAGCGTCTCTGAAACCATGACTCTCCTCCACAGAGTCCAGACCACGTTCACTCAGCCTCTCTATGCTGGATTTTGGCTTCCATATACTGCTGGAAGCACAGCTGAGTTGTGTGAGCTCAAGTAGACAGGAGTTTAAAGAGTGAGTGATCTGTGTTGCTGTATGGTAAATGTTAAGGTGTGTCTGCAGTGCAGAGATCAAACATAGTGGGTGAGACTGTGATGTGTCAATTCAATGAAATggtgaaatgaaaaagaaatcttTTATGCTACATATAGGGATATATAGGGATTAAAACTATCTCTTTTATTGATATGTTATTCTTAATATGCTTGTATGTTGTATTTCGTTATGTACTGTGCTTGGAAAATTCTGCATATGCAAAATGTCtgataaaatctattttttgtGTATGGTTAAGTCTATTTGGATTTGGGTTTATGAGCATGCCGAATGAATGTGAtataaagtttaatttatttatttagtttcttTTACTTGTACCATGTCTTCATTATTGCAATttgtaaaatgtaatgtttattttttgtctacACGGCCTACTGCCGTCTATGCTGCATACTGTGCTGCTGTTGTACTGATGTTATACAATCACATTacccttttatttctttttaaaatgcagcaaaaaagtTCTAGTACCAGAAAACtggtaaaattttaaaaacataaccCTCTGACAATTAGCTTGCTTATTATCTTATTAATAGGGAATGCAAGTGTCTTTACATTGTAACAGTTTAAAGGAAACATAGTCATGATTTTGCAAACTCACATTAGGAAGAACATGAAGAACTTGAATGTAACCTTGTGAAAGTCTTTTGCTAATCATTTTTGAAAGAGTGCATGACAACTATGAAAAGAATAAGTGAATGTTAAAATTtctacaaataaatgaatagatgATGTTTCaatatttcacccacaaacatcttttttttaaatgcacttaCAAAAGACTGTATTCTTCCTTTCACTGTTTGAGCATCACTAAAATCATTTGTTTCCAACTTAAGTTCTTTCCAACATATTTTTTAagacaatataaaataaataaacacaggaaGATTACCGAAGACAATCAAATAAGCTCCACTTCTATCTACAGACAACATGTGTTGATTTAATGCTGCTGATGGTGAGACGAAAATAAATCACTTAGTCACTACGTGCTAGTTGGGGATCTAACTGTGGTTTCTTAAAACTTGATTCTAAAGTTATATTTAGTGAACATGTTTTATACACTACCTTACATAAAGTCTTGCATTTACAatgtaaagtgaaaaataacttttttgtccTACTTAATATCAAATTTGGTTAATATATAAATTGGCTTGATTATGTAAGAAACGctacaaaatgaataaaagagtCGTGCATGTAAAACTGTTTGAATGGATTTGGACTTTTGAGCAtctgcaaaataaatgtaatttagagttttaaaaaatagttCATTTTAGTTATATGATATATCCATTAACTTAACTGTGTGTCAATGTTTACTTCTTAGTACCACATACCAGTAGTAATGGATGataaagtagtagtagtagtgatgGTATATTCTGTTGGGAACACTTGTCTCCAGAGCAAatattccatttttattttacagttaggAGAAAGGCAGACAGCTCTCCAACTGCTCCTCTTCCTGGAATGACACACACCTTTATGACTCCTTCCAGACGTTATTTACTGGCTAGTCAGGCTCCTCCTGCTCAAAGTCTAGTCAGCTCAGACATTAGTTGTTCCCTCCCCTTTCACAGATCTGCCAGTTAGAAGATGGGTGTAAACACCATGTGATCAAATGTAAGAGCTGAAAGCCAATACACTGCAGATCAGTGAATAAACATCAGGGAAATGAGCTGAGCCTTTATAGAAAGTGAAACTTACTGACATTCACTGTCGTCTAGAGGAGAAATGGCGCAGCAAGTGTTTTTAGATCGAGAAAACCTGAGCTGTTCAATCTGTCTGGATCTACTGAAGGATCCGGTGACTATTCCCTGTGGACACAGCTACTGCATGAGCTGTATTAAAGACTGCTGGGATGAGGAGaatgagaagaagaaagcaCACAGCTGCCCTCAGTGCAGGCAGAGCTTCACACTGAGGCCTGACCTGGTGAAAAACACCATGTTAGCAGAGTTAGTGGAGAAACTGAAGAAAGTTGGACTTCATGCTGTTTCACCTGATCAGTCCTTTGCAGGACCTGAAGACGTGGCCTGTGATTTCTGCTCTGGGATAAAGGTAAAAGCCTTCAAGTCCTGTCTGGTGTGTATGGCCTCTTACTGTGAGCAACACCTGCAGCCTCACTACAATGTAGCTCCGTTAAAGAAACACAAGCTGGTTGAAGCCACTTCAGAGCTGGAGGAGAACATCTGCTCTCACCACGACGAGGTGATGAAGATCTTCTGCCGCACTGATCAGCAGTGTATCTGTTATCTCTGCCTCATGGATGATCATAAAGGCCATGACACAgtctcagctgcagcagagagggcTGAGAGGCAGACGGAGCTCGGGGTGAGTCGCCAAAGAATCCAACAGAGAGTCCAGGACAGAGAAAAAGATGTCAAGGTGCTTCAGCAGAGGGTGGAGGCTATCAATCTCTCTGCTGATGAAGCTGTGAGGGACAGTGAGAAGATCTTCACTGATTTGATCCGTCTCATTGAGAAAAGGTGCTCTGAGGTGAAGCAGCAGATCAGATCCCAGCAGAAAACTCAAGTGAGTCGAGCTAAAGAGCTCGAGgagaagctgcagcaggagatCACTGAGCTGCAGAGGAAAGACACTGAGCTGGAGAAGCTCTCACGCACAGAGGATCACCTGCATTTCCTGAACAACTACCCCTCACTGTCACGTCTGAGTGAGTCTGAAGACTTACCCAGCATTGATATCTGTCCTCTGTGCTCTTTTAAGGATGTGACAGCAGCGGTGTCAAAGGCCAGAGATAAACTGCAGGCTGTTCTGAGTGAGGAGTGGACAAAGATCTCACTGGCAGTGACTGAAGTGGATGTTTCACTGCCTCAAGCAGAGCCCAGAACCAGAGCTGAATTTATGAGATGTTCACATCAAATCACACTGGATCCAGATACAGCACACAGGCGTTTGTCGTTgagtgacagaaacagaaaagcaACATTGATGGCAATAGACCAGATATATTCAGATCACCCAGACAGATTTGTTAAATGGTGGCAGATCCTGAGTAGAGAGGGTCTGACTGGACGTTGTTACTGGGAGGTGAAGTGGAGTGGGGACGTTTCTATTGCAATTGCATACAGGGACATTGGCAGAACAGGGACCAAAGATGAATGTGGATTTGGATATAATGACAAATCCTGGTCATTAGAATGTAACAGTGATAGTTATAAATTCAGACATAACAACATTGTTACTTCCATCTCAGGCCCTCAGTCCTCCACAATAGGAGTGTATCTGGATCACAGGGCAGGTACTCTGTCTTACTACAGCGTCTCTGAAACCATGACTCTCCTCCACAGAGTCCAGACCACGTTCACTCAGCCTCTCTATGCTGGATTTTGGCTTCCATATACTGCTGGAAGCACAGCTGAGTTGTGTGAGCTCAAGTAGACAGGAGTTTAAAGAGTGAGTGATCTGTGTTGCTGTATGGTAAATGTTAAGGTGTGTCTGCAGTGCAGAGATCAAACATAGTGGGTGAGACTGTGATGTGTCAATTCAATGAAATggtgaaatgaaaaagaaatcttTTATGCTACATATAGGGATATATAGGGATTAAAACTATCTCTTTTATTGATATGTTATTCTTAATATGCTTGTATGTTGTATTTCGTTATGTACTGTGCTTGGAAAATTCTGCATATGCAAAATGTCtgataaaatctattttttgtGTATGGTTAAGTCTATTTGGATTTGGGTTTATGAGCATGCCGAATGAATGTGAtataaagtttaatttatttatttagtttcttTTACTTGTACCATGTCTTCATTATTGCAATttgtaaaatgtaatgtttattttttgtctacACGGCCTACTGCCGTCTATGCTGCATACTGTGCTGCTGTTGTACTGATGTTATACAATCACATTacccttttatttctttttaaaatgcagcaaaaaagtTCTAGTACCAGAAAACtggtaaaattttaaaaacataaccCTCTGACAATTAGCTTGCTTATTATCTTATTAATAGGGAATGCAAGTGTCTTTACATTGTAACAGTTTAAAGGAAACATAGTCATGATTTTGCAAACTCACATTAGGAAGAACATGAAGAACTTGAATGTAACCTTGTGAAAGTCTTTTGCTAATCATTTTTGAAAGAGTGCATGACAACTATGAAAAGAATAAGTGAATGTTAAAATTtctacaaataaatgaatagatgATGTTTCaatatttcacccacaaacatcttttttttaaatgcacttaCAAAAGACTGTATTCTTCCTTTCACTGTTTGAGCATCACTAAAATCATTTGTTTCCAACTTAAGTTCTTTCCAACATATTTTTTAagacaatataaaataaataaacacaggaaGATTACCGAAGACAATCAAATAAGCTCCACTTCTATCTACAGACAACATGTGTTGATTTAATGCTGCTGATGGTGAGACGAAAATAAATCACTTAGTCACTACGTGCTAGTTGGGGATCTAACTGTGGTTTCTTAAAACTTGATTCTAAAGTTATATTTAGTGAACATGTTTTATACACTACCTTACATAAAGTCTTGCATTTACAatgtaaagtgaaaaataacttttttgtccTACTTAATATCAAATTTGGTTAATATATAAATTGGCTTGATTATGTAAGAAACGctacaaaatgaataaaagagtCGTGCAT
Encoded proteins:
- the txndc15 gene encoding thioredoxin domain-containing protein 15 isoform X3, coding for MTGIFSKCHISFVLFFTLYYSDVFIFSAATAQENDESLELMLPEDAVSDLENSPKFVESEDLDSLPKRQFKTAEIADAVMGTEAPIDPSDIESLFPKNVKDFQSGFSPPCDENSAQCGSPAVDAKGESQEDMSAESSQQITLDIVRADITPTEEQNTTEAAKTYKVNCDKRNVTGMDNFTVQVLNASQDLMEFLNANSTECSVVLFFTAWCQFSASLAPHFNALPRVFPSMHFLALDASQHSSLSTRFGTVAVPNILLFQGAKPMARFNHTDRTLETLTSFIANQTGFEVSPDKNVTDLDRLGPLPSVPVKSIDWLLVFSVLFITGFTLYAILRTDSIRWLIPGQEHEHQD
- the txndc15 gene encoding thioredoxin domain-containing protein 15 isoform X1, with product MTGIFSKCHISFVLFFTLYYSDVFIFSAATAQENDESLELMLPEDAVSDLENSPKFVESEDLDSLPKRQFKTAEIADAVMGTEAPIDPSDIESLFPKNVKDFQSGFSPPCDENSAQCGSPAVDAKGESQEDMSAESSQQITLDIVRADITPTEEQNTTEAAKTYKVNCDKRNVTGMDNFTVQVLNASQDLMEFLNANSTECSVVLFFTAWCQFSASLAPHFNALPRVFPSMHFLALDASQHSSSLSTRFGTVAVPNILLFQGAKPMARFNHTDRTLETLTSFIANQTGFEVSPDKNVTDLDRLGPLPSVPVKSIDWLLVFSVLFITGFTLYAILRTDSIRWLIPGQEHEHQD
- the txndc15 gene encoding thioredoxin domain-containing protein 15 isoform X2, encoding MSCSRINHIVLTVSLNNRALFIAPKLWVLPQVKNDESLELMLPEDAVSDLENSPKFVESEDLDSLPKRQFKTAEIADAVMGTEAPIDPSDIESLFPKNVKDFQSGFSPPCDENSAQCGSPAVDAKGESQEDMSAESSQQITLDIVRADITPTEEQNTTEAAKTYKVNCDKRNVTGMDNFTVQVLNASQDLMEFLNANSTECSVVLFFTAWCQFSASLAPHFNALPRVFPSMHFLALDASQHSSSLSTRFGTVAVPNILLFQGAKPMARFNHTDRTLETLTSFIANQTGFEVSPDKNVTDLDRLGPLPSVPVKSIDWLLVFSVLFITGFTLYAILRTDSIRWLIPGQEHEHQD
- the LOC126388389 gene encoding tripartite motif-containing protein 16-like isoform X1, which produces MAQQVFQLDREKLSCSICLDLLKDPVTIPCGHSYCMSCIKDCWDEENGENEIYSCPQCRQSFTPRPGLMKSTLLAELVEEQKKVGLLAVSPDQSFAGPEDVACDFCSGIKVKAFKSCLVCMASYCEQHLQPHYNVAPLKKHKLVEATSELEENICSHHDEVMKIFCRTDQQCICYLCLMDDHKGHDTVSAAAERAERQTELGVSRQRIQQRVQDREKDVKVLQQRVEAINLSADEAVRDSEKIFTDLIRLIEKRCSEVKQQIRSQQKTQVSRAKELEEKLQQEITELQRKDTELEKLSRTEDHLHFLNNYPSLSRLSESEDLPSIDICPLCSFKDVTAAVSKARDKLQAVLSEEWTKISLAVTEVDVSLPQAEPRTRAEFMRCSHQITLDPDTAHRRLSLSDRNRKATLMAIDQIYSDHPDRFVKWWQILSREGLTGRCYWEVKWSGDVSIAIAYRDIGRTGTKDECGFGYNDKSWSLECNSDSYKFRHNNIVTSISGPQSSTIGVYLDHRAGTLSYYSVSETMTLLHRVQTTFTQPLYAGFWLPYTAGSTAELCELK
- the LOC126388389 gene encoding tripartite motif-containing protein 16-like isoform X2 yields the protein MAQQVFQLDREKLSCSICLDLLKDPVTIPCGHSYCMSCIKDCWDEENGENEIYSCPQCRQSFTPRPGLMKSTLLAELVEEQKKVGLLAVSPDQSFAGPEDVACDFCSGIKVKAFKSCLVCMASYCEQHLQPHYNVAPLKKHKLVEATSELEENICSHHDEVMKIFCRTDQQCICYLCLMDDHKGHDTVSAAAERAERQTELGVSRQRIQQRVQDREKDVKVLQQRVEAINLSADEAVRDSEKIFTDLIRLIEKRCSEVKQQIRSQQKTQVSRAKELEEKLQQEITELQRKDTELEKLSRTEDHLHFLNNYPSLSRLSESEDLPSIDICPLCSFKDVTAAVSKARDKLQAVLSEEWTKISLAVTEVDVSLPQAEPRTRAEFMRCSHQITLDPDTAHRRLSLSDRNRKATLMAIDQIYSDHPDRFVK
- the LOC126388391 gene encoding tripartite motif-containing protein 16-like isoform X1; its protein translation is MAQQVFLDRENLSCSICLDLLKDPVTIPCGHSYCMSCIKDCWDEENEKKKAHSCPQCRQSFTLRPDLVKNTMLAELVEKLKKVGLHAVSPDQSFAGPEDVACDFCSGIKVKAFKSCLVCMASYCEQHLQPHYNVAPLKKHKLVEATSELEENICSHHDEVMKIFCRTDQQCICYLCLMDDHKGHDTVSAAAERAERQTELGVSRQRIQQRVQDREKDVKVLQQRVEAINLSADEAVRDSEKIFTDLIRLIEKRCSEVKQQIRSQQKTQVSRAKELEEKLQQEITELQRKDTELEKLSRTEDHLHFLNNYPSLSRLSESEDLPSIDICPLCSFKDVTAAVSKARDKLQAVLSEEWTKISLAVTEVDVSLPQAEPRTRAEFMRCSHQITLDPDTAHRRLSLSDRNRKATLMAIDQIYSDHPDRFVKWWQILSREGLTGRCYWEVKWSGDVSIAIAYRDIGRTGTKDECGFGYNDKSWSLECNSDSYKFRHNNIVTSISGPQSSTIGVYLDHRAGTLSYYSVSETMTLLHRVQTTFTQPLYAGFWLPYTAGSTAELCELK
- the LOC126388391 gene encoding E3 ubiquitin/ISG15 ligase TRIM25-like isoform X2 encodes the protein MAQQVFLDRENLSCSICLDLLKDPVTIPCGHSYCMSCIKDCWDEENEKKKAHSCPQCRQSFTLRPDLVKNTMLAELVEKLKKVGLHAVSPDQSFAGPEDVACDFCSGIKVKAFKSCLVCMASYCEQHLQPHYNVAPLKKHKLVEATSELEENICSHHDEVMKIFCRTDQQCICYLCLMDDHKGHDTVSAAAERAERQTELGVSRQRIQQRVQDREKDVKVLQQRVEAINLSADEAVRDSEKIFTDLIRLIEKRCSEVKQQIRSQQKTQVSRAKELEEKLQQEITELQRKDTELEKLSRTEDHLHFLNNYPSLSRLSESEDLPSIDICPLCSFKDVTAAVSKARDKLQAVLSEEWTKISLAVTEVDVSLPQAEPRTRAEFMRCSHQITLDPDTAHRRLSLSDRNRKATLMAIDQIYSDHPDRFVK